A genomic stretch from Telopea speciosissima isolate NSW1024214 ecotype Mountain lineage chromosome 7, Tspe_v1, whole genome shotgun sequence includes:
- the LOC122666821 gene encoding uncharacterized protein LOC122666821, producing the protein MAFLEGGESILDSINDEVSIEDVDMVDVEEGECVEHDENIEPIEAGGENDKMAPQDPLDRNRGGKRKRKKKNKNKNKKKAISTSSITDINRFVIDTCRRLKEKKSYLVWNAVGCLGIGALSDLVKEVDAIQACGGQMTADGKRFRTGGGILWSILKTREPKTYKEIMLKGKEFEKQFRHQRVKQVSEQNKEGPSQKIVCDSSDGITNQVSKESLQHSPQTRSEETKESDSQGKRISVLNRIRVPVTYDDLVGEEPKDQSN; encoded by the exons ATGGCTTTCCTGGAAGGTGGAGAAAGTATTTTAGATTCCATTAACGATGAGGTAAGCATAGAGGATGTTGATATGGTTGATGTAGAAGAAGGTGAGTGTGTGGAGCATGATGAGAACATTGAACCAATAGAAGCTGGTGGAGAAAATGATAAAATGGCTCCTCAAGATCCACTGGACAGAAACCGCggagggaagaggaagagaaaaaagaagaacaagaacaagaacaagaagaaggccATCTCAACGTCTAGCATCACAGATATAAACAG GTTTGTAATTGACACATGCAGACgtttgaaagaaaagaaatcataCCTAGTTTGGAATGCTGTTGGTTGCCTTGGTATTGGTGCATTAAGTGATCTTGTCAAAGAG GTGGATGCAATTCAGGCTTGTGGAGGTCAGATGACAGCTGATGGCAAGCGCTTTCGTACAGGGGGTGGCATATTATGGAGCATTTTGAAAACACGTGAACCAAAGACTTACAAAGAGATAATGTTGAAAGGGAAGGAATTTGag AAGCAATTCAGGCATCAAAGAGTAAAACAAGTGTCAGAGCAAAACAAAGAGGGGCCTTCTCAGAAAATTGTCTGTGATTCTTCTGATGGTATCACTAATCAAGTCTCAAAAGAGAGTTTGCAGCATTCACCGCAAACGCGAAGTGAAGAAACGAAAGAGAGTGATTCTCAAGGTAAGAGGATATCCGTCTTGAACAGGATACGTGTACCGGTCACATATGATGACTTGGTTGGAGAGGAACCAAAAGATCAATCAAATTGA